The sequence AGCCCGGTGTACGGGCCTTGGCGCACCTGGTTGACCCGCTCGACGAGGGAGGAGGCACCGCGCACGGTGAGCGTCTCCTGCGGACGGTGCGCGCTGTCGTTGAACCGCGCCAGGTACTCGAACCGCACGGGTGACTCGGTGTCCGTCAGGTGCAGGTCCGTGAACTGCACGAAGGAGGCGAGCCCCGTCCGGCGGTCGTCCCTGCCGGACGCGGCGCCGGCCAGCTCGCCGCGTACCGCCAACGGCCAGCCCGGTCCCGGCGTCAGCCGCTTGTACGCCCCGTCGCCGACCGGCGTCGCCACCTGCTCCAGGGTGGTCCCGTCGATCCGCACGGCCCGCGCCGCCGTGGTGGCCAGGGCCCGGTCGAGCGCCCGCGCCCGGCCGGCCGTCAGGACCGGCAGGACGGCGCTCCCCGCGGCAACCGCGGACATCCCTGACACAAAGCGACGGCGGCTGATCCCGCTCATGAATCCCCCTTGTCCATGAAGGCACTTGTGCGCCGGGCCGGCTGCCCGACGCGTGCGCCCCGGAATCCTTACTGACGAGTAGGCAGGCGTCCAGGGCCTGGCGGAAAACTTGGGGGAAACACTGTGAACGCGTGACGGCTCCCGGCAAAATAGTTGCGGCATTGCGCAATGGTGCAGCTATGATCGCGGTGATCGCAGACACCGCACCGTCCCCAGGCGCCCGCACGGGCGGGGAAGCCGGAGGAAGCCGACATGACCGGCGTGAAGAGCTTCACCAGCTTCACCGTCTCGGGCTACGGCCCCGAACGCCCCCGCTGGACGCGGCTCTTCGCCCGCGACTCCCCGGTCCGGCGCCTGGACTGGCCGATACTGCTGTCGGCCCTGGCGCTGTCGTTCATCGGCTCGCTCCTGGTCTACTCCGCGACCCGCAACCGCACCGAGATCAACCAGGGCGACCCGCACTACTTCCTGATCCGGCACCTGATGAACCTCGGCATCGGCTTCGTCCTGATGGCCGGCACCATCTGGCTGGGCCATCGCGGCCTGCGCAACGCGGCGCCGATTCTCTACGGCCTCTCGGTCCTCGGGGTGCTGCTCGTGCTCACCCCGCTCGGCGCGACCATCAACGGCAACCGCAACTGGATCGTCCTGGGCGGCGGATTCTCCCTCCAGCCGTCGGAGTTCGTGAAGGTCACGATCGTCCTGGGCATGGCGCTGCTCCTCTCGGCCCGGGTCGACGCGGGGGACCGCACGTACCCCGACAGCCGCACCGTCATCCAGGCGCTGGGCCTGGCCGCCGTGCCGATCATGGTCGTCCTGATGATGCCCGACCTCGGCTCGACGATGGTCATGACGGTCACCATCCTGGGCGTGCTGCTCGCCTCAGGCGCCTCCAACCGCTGGATCTTCGGCCTGCTCGCCATCGGGATCCTCGGCGCGGTCGCCGTATGGCGGCTGCACATCCTCGACCAATACCAGATCAACCGCTTCGCCGCCTTCGCGGACCCGAGCCTGGACCCTTCCGGAGTCGGCTATAACACC comes from Streptomyces sp. FXJ1.172 and encodes:
- the rodA gene encoding rod shape-determining protein RodA — encoded protein: MTGVKSFTSFTVSGYGPERPRWTRLFARDSPVRRLDWPILLSALALSFIGSLLVYSATRNRTEINQGDPHYFLIRHLMNLGIGFVLMAGTIWLGHRGLRNAAPILYGLSVLGVLLVLTPLGATINGNRNWIVLGGGFSLQPSEFVKVTIVLGMALLLSARVDAGDRTYPDSRTVIQALGLAAVPIMVVLMMPDLGSTMVMTVTILGVLLASGASNRWIFGLLAIGILGAVAVWRLHILDQYQINRFAAFADPSLDPSGVGYNTNQARIAIGSGGLTGEGLFHGAQTTGQFVPEQQTDFVFTVAGEELGFVGAGLIIVLIGVVLWRACRIAREATDLYGTIVAAGVVAWFSFQSFENIGMALGIMPVAGIPLPFVSYGGSSMFAVWVAVGLLQSIRMQRPLQA